taattaataacatcataaattttaattttattcttaaattactCGTATCAAAAACTTATAAgttatacttatttttaaaatgataggttttcaaactaattaatataccttattttcttaatagtctaataaatatattcattctCATGAGAATTCAATATATATCAACAGATCTCATGAaagattaagaataaaaaaattaacaattaatacatttttagacagtaaaatttaaaaagataatcatatgtttcttataattggaataaaaaaaatattattttatgtttcttatataaaaaaaattagtgataataaataaaaattaaagtcttaatatttaatttaagtgtcatatttaatataatttttaattaattggctGAAAATTGCATTAACAAGGTATTAAAATTAGAGTCATGTGTGTGtgaattaatcaaattatactagtatatcatttaataatttaaaattgtacAATTTTATTGAAAGTTTCATTAAAAATTCATTTCGCATGGATCTTATTtaggaaattttttattaataccaAATTATTGTATAGCTCATTTATGTacatcaatatttatttatatatgtttaaaatatataaaaatataaattatttaattatcttattatcattaatttaaataaaatttataaaaacaaataatttatgagTCTTGTATGAACTTGAATTATTAAACATAATTTAcatataattcatttaattataggataaaaagtattatcattttctttgttAATGTATTCATATTTTTCGTTGGGATAGTTTCGTTGACCTAGTAACACCAATATTTCAATCATCATGAAGGATTTTGGTCAGGCTAACCAACATGGCTTCTTGAAACGCCATACAACAATACTAGAACTAAAAAATCAACTATGTCAATTATCGGAATTAGAGAAAATATATGAGAATCATAAATTTGTACAATATTAAGGTGTGAAAGAGAAAAgttcataaatcataaaaagttattttttatgaccAACTTCTtatgaaaaaacatatttgtgTCGATTTAGGTGATAGAGATTCAATTTAGAGAGAGACCATAAACTATAATTGGATTGTGATGGTAATTTCGAAGCAAAGCACGATGATGAGAAAGAGATCATATGGGCGAATTAAGTGCCTTGATAGACTTTGATGTTAAAGTTAATAAAGACTTAAGATGGAATGTTGTCTTAGTTATGATACCAATGTTTGCTGATTTATATAATGTTTATGGCAGAAAAATCAATTATCCAATTGTAATCACACATATGATGCGTGCCCCAAAGAGGAGTGTCACACGTTCAACATGAATACCTTCTTAGTTTAGCCGAGAAACTTGTCTCTCTTGACGGGATTATGATATCCTTGAGAGTGACTGATATAGGTGAGAACGGACACTTGATTCTCATGGTCCGAGTTATGTTTGTATCATAATTTGCACGGTATTAAGGTCCCACTTCCAGATTAGTTATTCTTAAGtcgattattttttttgtagaagTTGTTGACTTTTATGTGTTTAAAGTGATTTGACCAATTTGTATAAGTTGGGTTCATATGATATCGTGTATAACTCAAGTTTGTATGATATTGAGATTTCTCTTTTCAGAATAATATTGAACCTGAAtgacaaaaaatttaatgaatttattcaATCCTTATTTAAGAAAACAAGGAAAATAGCTTTGAATACttctaataataatttcttttgtatGGATCAAAAGtgttttatgataatattgacaaaaaaataatcattttttcaatattattgtGAGACAAAGAAAAAGGACACGTATAacgtataatataatattatcataaattaagCAGGATTATTAACTATAAcgtaaattttaaaactttaacctattaaataatttaaaaacagtAAACAAAATTGGCGAAAATAATTGTTGGGCTCTGAAGTAATTGGGCTCAACTGCTAAAGTCCAAAAACTACTGACCCAGGCCTGTTAACTGTAGTTTCGGATGAGTGACAATACGACATCGTTAGAATTGTGGGAATTGGCAAAGTGCGAAGTCCACGACAGTTGGTGGTAGCTGATTGCATCTGCATCTGTTTGTGTTCGACAGAACAGGAACCTCAAACCTTTGTGTCGAGAATCTTAGCCATGGGTAGCAACGGTTTGAGGTACGAAATCGCACAAACCGCTTACATCAAATTCATCCTTCACTCCCTCAAACACCCAACCTCCGCCGTCAACGGCGTCTTGATCGGTCGCATCTCCGCTTCCAACGACGTCGTCGAGATCGCCGATGCCGTCCCTCTCTTCCACTCTCACATCCCTCTTCTTCCCCAGTTGGAGATATCTCTCATCATggttctccctctctctcttctatagggctttatcaattatatattatttttcattcaattctGACCCCATattgtaatttacaaaattatgcaCAAAGATGTATACTTTCTTAATCAACATGCAACCTAATCAACTgggtttatctttttttcttctgggCATCTATTGATTTTCTGTTTGCTTTGTGTTGCCTGtagttttctgattttttttaaatcacaatttttttttgtgagataGATAGAGGAATATTTTTCTGCTAAAGGGTTGAACATAGTGGGCTATTTTCACGCGAATGAGAGATCCGATGACAATGAGCTTGGTGGTGTGGCGAAGAATATTGGTGACCACATATGCCGCTACTTTCCCGAAGCCGCCGTTCTATTGGTttgttgttgaatttttatttttattttttgctaattttgtttttaattatcttattttgtttatcgtctttctgtttttcttcaattattcGCAGTTAGATAACAAGAAGCTTGATGCTTTGAAAAAGAGCAAGGACCGTAGTGCCATAATGCAGGTTAGCAATTTCAGTACTGGATACCGCTTTCATTAAGATCAATAATCATTGTGTTTATCCACTCCATGAATTGTATTTGGGCTTCTTTAGATGATACATTTGATCAAACCATCAAATGTATAGAATTGAAACCATTCTGATCTATATGAATATAGAAATCCTCAAGGGCTTTTGTCAGTGGACTAAAATAACCCCTTATTTTTAATAGAATCATGAAAACCTGTGGACTCGTTAGAATATGATTTAGATGTGAGGGGTTTCATTGGTTGTAACTTGTATCATCTTGGATGGCTAGAATTCAAATTTCAGGCTTAATGTCATGCTTCAATTTCTCTTGTTTTCATCATAGCTCATAAGTCAAAAGAGAGGAATATTCTCATAGGGACTCAGATATTATGAGGTACCTAAGTCCCACCTCAAGTAGTATGAGATATTCGGTGAAGTACTTAAGTGGCTTGGTTCTCTCCCCCTGCCAACCTTTTAACAGCTAGCTCTTAAGGCTTCATCCAACATTCGTACTAATTATAAAGATTCCTTGTCATTTGTTTCTTAATGTTACAAATCTTATGGTTCTttcaaaaacactttttttttggtgttataaaagaagaaattcgTTATCTGCTTGTTATATAAGTATGGTTCCAACTTCCTAGGGTTTAtgctatatataatatatggttCCCCCATATATAGAGTCATTTTTTAGTTAGTTACATTAACCAAGATTGCCTTTTTCTTATGGTTTAGCTTTATGTTAGGGATACATCTAAGAACTGGAAGTTGGTTCAGTCAGATGGGAACAATCGATTCTCTCTCAAAGAGCCATCAGCAAATCTAGTCTTGTTGGACTATATTGCATCTGAGAAGTGGAATGACATTGTAGATTTTGATGACCATCTCGATGACATAAGCAAGTAAGTGCTTTTGGCTTGCagtatttctttctttccatagtattttatttatctgtGCAGCTATAACTGACTTTACATAATACATATTCTGTTGTTTTCAGGGATTGGGTAAACCCAGGGCTTTTCAACTGATCCCAGCCCCTTTGTCTCCATTTTTGCCCTATTTACTTTGCAAGTGGAGGATATTGAGGCTTATTATGGTGCATATGCTGGATTCTCAATGATGAACATTTAGGGACTATATTTTGACCCTAGGAAAGTTGCTTCATGAAGCTTTTTCAGTTGTATAAGCAGGATATTTACCACCAGTCCGTAAAGGATTTTGGTTGCAGAGcctctccttttttttccctCCTTGGATGTAGGTATATTTAAGtggatttttttaaactttctttttgctttgtttgtgagttgtgacGAACTTTGTTACTTGGTAGAAACAACCAAACCATCACGGCCATTATCTTTGTTAATCCAATggttttcttatgtttttatgGTTGCAACgcattttcttttcagatttatgttttgtaatgtttttattcataagataaaataaaattggggTGTACATGGCAAAGGGAGTGGGGGACAGTTATAAGTGATTACTCGGGACCAAATAATTGTCTGGAGGTGATTATGATTAATCTTCTGAAAAAATATTCCTTTTCTGATCAATATGAAGCGTACAAGTTTGAGCAGGATTGGTAAGCGTGTGATATGCAAGTAGTAGCATTAGGTAACAATGCCTATGATGGTGAGGATGTTTTTATCAAATCGGTTTCCCACTATTTCAGATGTTTGTGGCCACCGTGAGTTTGTTGTGTTTgaacaaatttataattatatttttttatattatttaaaattttaatatattattaattattcagtttaaattttataaatgtatgttagtgaataaataatttatataattcacAGGTATTGTagttgatttaaaattttattaaaaataaaataactattaaatcgttattaattaaattatttgaactAAATGAACATGAAATGTCACGTAATATTGTTCCATAAAATGAAATGTTAGGTATATATACAGTAGATGAATGAATGGATGAAGGTGAGAGAATAGATGGAGATCAGAGAAGAGGACATCCATGAGCAATTACGCCTGGAGCTGTGGGGCATTTGGCCAAAGGACAGTGGTCATCAGCATCTTGACCCCACCATATTGGACCAAAAACACCATAATTTTGAAGGGCAAAATAGAGAATGACACCCATGAAAGCAACACCAGCATCTAAAGCAGCTGAGAGGATGTAAGTGTGTCTAGCCCACCATGCCTTGAACTTGCTGTAAACGTAGAAATTGAAGAAGATTCCCACAAATCCCCAAGTTATGTAGTTGACGGATCTGGCTGGTGGGATGCCACCACCACCAGCAATGATTAAGGGCATATTGATGAGCTCAATCCACTTATGGTTTGGGAATTTGCGAGCAAGCAGCCACACTGGAACAGGAGCAAGTAGGCCAATCAGGAAAAACCAATTCATCCCAGGGTAAATCCCATCCTTGGTAAACATTCTCTGTGGTCCCACTACTCCCCAAATGATTGAAGCATTGTAAAACACTTCGTCCCCAGGGCATGTCCATGGACTACCAGCTGGCAAGCTTGTTTCATCACATATGTGTGGAATACTTGTCAGAAGCCACCATGCTGTGCCAAAGTACACACCTGAAGCCACTATGGTACCTACCAACTGAACACgaaattaacaatatttatttatttgtctgaTCACCTTTTTTATGGAAAAAGATCGCCATTTTGATTTCTCagcgattaaaaaaaaagttgttttagaCCATATTTGCATGCATTTACATCCTATCATATCCTATACCTACCTGCACAACGAACATAGATTTTGGAGGAATTTTCATATAGTGGCCTAATTTGAAGTCTTGAAGGAACCCGAGTGCTTGTGACATGCTGATGTACCCATAAGTCTTGAAGGCTACATTAGCAAGTGGCCTTCCTGGGTAAATGTACCCAATTATTAACTCTGTAATCACGTTGAGTCCGACTTGctgcaaaataagaaaaatacaacCTTTTGAAAGCCATACAAAACAAGCAAGGCATTGTTGCATTTTGCATGCAAAAAACTTTTCTCTACTTGGACAATATTGGACGTTACCGTGTTTGTTGTTGCTTGAATGACCCCAATTGGCAAAGTGAAAACTAACGCAATTACAAGAGACATTAGGACTCCCCACCATGGCAATTGGAGTTGCTTGCCAAAGCCTTCACAAGTTATCAAAGATACAACAATCATTAGAAGCAAAATGCTAACAAACCACCATTCAGGTACTTGTTCATAGTTTCTCTTCATAATTCTCGTGTGCACATCTCCAAGTTGTTGTCCTTTTAGTGCAGATGTTGTCTTCTTCCACATCTGATAAATCGTTCTTTCAAATAGATAGTCACAAGCATAAAGTTAGAcggtttattataaaaaaaaaatggaatgtaAATTTAGATACACTAGTGAATCATATTGTTCTCCAATCAAAGTTGACCAAGTTGTATTTTATCTTAAGAATCACTGCCAACCTTTGAATTGGAGAATAGTATCATCAGTACCAatagataataattttataggTGTTTTAATGAAATCTTTTATTACATGGTCGAGGTGAAACTCTAAATCCAATTAGAAAACAACACAACTATGGAATATCATCTAAGTTTTATCCATGGtactatatttaaattttatcactaACTAAACAAAGCTTACTTTCCATGGAAGAGGGCAACATGGGCAATAGTAGCAGTCAGAGTTGCAAAGCTCAATCCATAGTCGAATGCAAATGTGATACTGAGATAGAGCTTGCTGTAATTGTTATAACTATCCATATCAATGTCAAAAGTTTTATCATTCAAAACCCGAGTGACATTATATGTTGCGCCAGAGGAATCAAATGTGTGAGAACTGATGATGGGGAACTTCTTGGCATCATATAGGTTGTTCCAATAGGAAATGGGAACCAGAACATACATAAACAGCACAAATCCAACCAGAATGTTGATGATGGCAAAGCCAGGAACAGCCAAAGGACTCCCCAAGAAGCCAGCCACAGTGTTCCAGTCCAAGCCAAATGAACCAATGCCAAGGCCTTTCATGCCCGAACCAATTTGCTGTGCAGTGATGGAGTTTTTCCAAACCAAGCAAACAAAGGAGATTGTTGTTATTGCTTGGAAAAAGTAGCCTGGAATAACGTAATAAGCAAAGCTTGCTACAAAGACCAGGAAAAAGAATTGCAGCCTTGTGTTTCCTCCTTTAGGTCTTTTCTCCTTTTCATGAAATGCCCTGTCATTATCACAGACAGAATATCCCAAAATTAAAAGTTTCATGTAATTAATCCTTTTCATTCAcatatccaaaaaaataaaaacgccAAAAATCACCAAACAAGAAAGaatagttaaatttaaataccTGAATAGAGACACTTGGACAAGGTTTGAAGGCCACCACATGTACGGGGAATCTACAAGACATTTCCTGAAAATCCCAGCCCATCCATAACCAAGCATCTAAACATTCAACGACACGGTTTAGCAGATTTCATTTTTCTATAATAGAGAGTTCtattatagaaattttgattgtaaaatacaaagaaaagtggattccatattaaaataaaatagatatctataaaaataaataatttgaaacaaaatcaatatgaaaatctTATTTTAGGGGGGATTTTTTGTCTTTTGCTAGAGTCCAAGTCCTATTCCTTCTTGTTTGTGTAGAAATAgaaatattctaaaaatatcaataaaataattttttttaacccatTCTTCAAAAATCCTATATCTTAGTTTctattttattacatataatatatagttaAGAGAGGGGGTTgggaaatttaattaaacaaatttaatttcttcaattaacttataaaaaaagaagaagaataaaatggaattttttgaaatatcGGAAAAAGTAGACTAaccatatttttgaaaaatgcttgttATTTTGACTAATAgccttaaaagtaaaaaaaaaaaaaacaagtttttatattcttatatttCATTTTGGAAAATGCTCTTCAGTGCCAAAAATATTTCGTGAAAAAGTTAAGAAGAGACGTGattgattaaaaacataaaataaagataatgtaaaaaatCTTTTCGCAACAACCCCATCTTGTATGATTATGAATATCCCTACTTTTcgtaatctatatttttttaaggtgtTTTTCATActaaataacattattgtttcattttcacctttttttttcttctatttctctcTTCATCTCCCGTCACATCATTTATGGGTTTCTCACTCTCTCTTTCCACCCATGCACCATATATACCATTAACTTTTTTTCCAACAAAAGATGTTTTACTGTATATTGAAGGAGCAGAGTAATGAATAATGATTAGTAATGAATGTTGACCTGGGTGGAAAGTGCTAAGAGAAAAGCGGCAAGTGGATGGATATTCCTGTGGTAGAAAGCCTTAACAATAGTGATAATGTTGATGGCATAAACACCACTAGATCCAGCGCTGGCAAAGATGGTGATGAGTGCATGTTCCTTCAGATTGAAGGGGCCAGGGTTCAGGGAGAAAGACCATTTGGTCAACGGGACACGAATTGGTTTGGTGGGAAGTGTTGCTGCCATGAGTTTCCCAACTGGGAGAGAGAGAATCTGTGCTGAGACGGAGGAGATGTAGAGAGGGTTGGTTCTGTAGCCGAAGAATTGGTTCACAAAGGAGAGGATAATGCATGAGGCCAACCCCAGAGTCCATGTTCTGAATGTCAGTGCTGGCTGTGTTGGGTCGTCGGTTGTTGGAACGGTGAGCCTCACTTGCTCAATAGGAGAGTCATCTACCTCCTCACTTTCATCTGCAACAACAAAACCAACATATAAGATTATTTAGATTATTATGAAAtaaggagaaaaggaaaaagattccaaattttatctttttctgttaacaaaaaacaaaataatatctatcgataaaagaaaattacaacaacaacacatACAATACAACCTTCACCGTATAGCaatgttgaagaagaaaaacacacaCGTACGTACACGCTAAAAAGGATACAGGCATATACAAACAACACCACAAATACAAATTCAACGTGGCTCTGCACTCTTGTCTATGATCAAGAGAGAGaatatcttaataaatattcaCCAACTTCGATAAAATTACAAGTTTTCTGTGGATGAActtgaaaaattctttattGCAAATTTCTTGAACAAACTTAAAAAACCACTCCCTTTCACTTGGTTGGTGATCcctttcaacaacaacaacacaaaaaaaccGAGGAGACAGAATTATTTGTTGGTAATAGACAATTTCACGCAAGCGGAATAGAATTATCATGGACCATAATGTTTTTTCCGAACATTTAATGCAGTTTTTTATTTAAGGTTCAATAATTTCATACCAATTAATTCATTCTCATACGCACGATAGTAACACCAAATAGCATATATGTTACAGCAtgataatcaaaataaactataaTGAATGTTAACTGAGTATATAAGACAGACAAGACAACGTAGGAAATATGTTGGCAAAAATGAAGGGGTGTAGTAACAGTAGTACCAGGTATGCCAAGTTTTGAGTCGTGCTGATTGTCGACGACCCCAGCCATTGCACCGGGATCTGGTTCTTGAaccctccctctctctctctctctctctttcctcGTTCACCCACGCGAAGACCTCACGTTGTTGGTATCATTTTATAGGGACGTGTGCACTAGCTAGCATGCCGTTCCAGAAAACGTACACATGTGCCTCCTGGACCATTCAGTGGTGTTAATTCATTCATGTTTGACGTAAGCATGATCAAATCAACTACATCATTAAATATCACAAGAGATAAATAAGGCGGATTTTAATGTTCTATCCTTATATTTTAGCAAATCTTGTTAATGACTCTAAGTTGACCTCCAAAATTGATTCTATATGCTCTAAGGAGTAAATAGAATTTGACTTTCTTCTCTCTCACTTTTTTTAGCCCGTCTGTTATGAATGAGTTGGCATAAAGGcagtttgaaataattttttttgaaaaaatactcATGCACATTTTTTTGATTAGGGACTCATGCAcatttgatatttgatatattaGTCTTCAATAAGATTAACTAGTACGTGTATTgtacatattattatttttaatttacaaaagactgatttttttttaatgaaaaatcaatttaaacctaattaatatatcaatataGCAAATATGAATTggaaatattttccttttctttttattgtaattttaaatattttaaatgtgatggtttttattctcaataatttatttatttattttattatatatatgatagattgattgatgattgatatcatactaaaaaaaaataagaatatttaagGAGATGGAAAATGTAAAGAAGGGTTTCATAATTTAatagtacattttttttacataccaCAAATATCctttttgatttcttattttctccATAAATATTCTTTACAAAAAGCAATCTTAATCTTAGTACTACCATGCAGGATTCAGAATTTGATATCTCAAacagtttgttttatttttaatgtctgTTTAAAGTATATGTAATGAAAATTAAGCACTAGgtgcattttcataaaattaatccGAATTCTTTTAAAGATTTGGAAAACAGCCGCCAAACTTgtagttttttaatattaactttcaaattttaaatgaaacttGCTATAATCTCCGTATATGTACAGTGTACCTGTCcgaatgtaatttttaatttgagtgAACTATCAGTAGGCCGAGGGGGTACATAAAATACATAACttaaattaagttttatattaCCAATAAAATGAGTATGTGTGAACTGAATATCTTACTGgagaaatagaaacaataaaatgaaaaatggcATACTTTAAATGATGCTATAGTTTGATTTCATTGGTAATATGACGAAGTCCCAAAGCTGAGTCCTCTACACGCTGACCTTCCTTGCCATCTAGCTTTCTGGAATTTGTGATTCTCTTTGATGTTTGTTAAGGGATTGCAAAGCTGTTGGACAAGAAAGCAAGAAAGTGGACGTATTCAACAATGTATAATATTAATGCATCGAATTACAATCTGGTAAAGAAAGTTAGAAAAGAAGTACCCACTTGGCTGCATTTATCAGATTTCCATTCAACACCATTGGGGTCCATGCCAACATTAGTGGCAGTGAACTTTAAGATGCAGGGTTCAGAGATAAGTCTGTCTAAGGAATTTCCATTTTAGTGAGGGGAGAAGCTATATATGTACCTTCTTTCGCTCGCGATGTGCATAGGTCTATAAGTGTTTCTCAACCGTCATGGacaaaaaaagagttaaaataTGTACGTGATTTGTTAAACAAtatgtgaattttatatttgtttcttaataatattttttttgaatattgtTTGATTCCTCTTTAATTTGTTATTCTTCTTTGGAGGTTTAAAGGCTGACGGACAATCGCAAAGAACATGCAAAATATATTCTTCTAAGGAATGACAATGACAACAAAAAGGAGAACCCAATCCCCATCTTAGTAGGCAATCTAGCATGAGCTGTTTGCCAAATAAACACTCGGACCCTCTCACTAGTTAGAAgctaccatttttttttggtatttaagCTTCCATTTTTTCCTCCCAAAGCCTCCATTATTtgaatattgaaaattattatccTTTTATATGcacttgaaacaaaaaaattgccTATTCTATCACGTACGGAAGGAAAttgattctttttaaatttgtttggatgattttttttcacgAACTGATCAGTTTGGT
The genomic region above belongs to Glycine max cultivar Williams 82 chromosome 14, Glycine_max_v4.0, whole genome shotgun sequence and contains:
- the LOC100306212 gene encoding ER membrane protein complex subunit 8/9 homolog-like, whose amino-acid sequence is MGSNGLRYEIAQTAYIKFILHSLKHPTSAVNGVLIGRISASNDVVEIADAVPLFHSHIPLLPQLEISLIMIEEYFSAKGLNIVGYFHANERSDDNELGGVAKNIGDHICRYFPEAAVLLLDNKKLDALKKSKDRSAIMQLYVRDTSKNWKLVQSDGNNRFSLKEPSANLVLLDYIASEKWNDIVDFDDHLDDISKDWVNPGLFN
- the LOC100306212 gene encoding ER membrane protein complex subunit 8/9 homolog-like isoform X1, producing MGSNGLRYEIAQTAYIKFILHSLKHPTSAVNGVLIGRISASNDVVEIADAVPLFHSHIPLLPQLEISLIMIEEYFSAKGLNIVGYFHANERSDDNELGGVAKNIGDHICRYFPEAAVLLLDNKKLDALKKSKDRSAIMQGYI
- the LOC100776230 gene encoding oligopeptide transporter 1, which translates into the protein MAGVVDNQHDSKLGIPDESEEVDDSPIEQVRLTVPTTDDPTQPALTFRTWTLGLASCIILSFVNQFFGYRTNPLYISSVSAQILSLPVGKLMAATLPTKPIRVPLTKWSFSLNPGPFNLKEHALITIFASAGSSGVYAINIITIVKAFYHRNIHPLAAFLLALSTQMLGYGWAGIFRKCLVDSPYMWWPSNLVQVSLFRAFHEKEKRPKGGNTRLQFFFLVFVASFAYYVIPGYFFQAITTISFVCLVWKNSITAQQIGSGMKGLGIGSFGLDWNTVAGFLGSPLAVPGFAIINILVGFVLFMYVLVPISYWNNLYDAKKFPIISSHTFDSSGATYNVTRVLNDKTFDIDMDSYNNYSKLYLSITFAFDYGLSFATLTATIAHVALFHGKTIYQMWKKTTSALKGQQLGDVHTRIMKRNYEQVPEWWFVSILLLMIVVSLITCEGFGKQLQLPWWGVLMSLVIALVFTLPIGVIQATTNTQVGLNVITELIIGYIYPGRPLANVAFKTYGYISMSQALGFLQDFKLGHYMKIPPKSMFVVQLVGTIVASGVYFGTAWWLLTSIPHICDETSLPAGSPWTCPGDEVFYNASIIWGVVGPQRMFTKDGIYPGMNWFFLIGLLAPVPVWLLARKFPNHKWIELINMPLIIAGGGGIPPARSVNYITWGFVGIFFNFYVYSKFKAWWARHTYILSAALDAGVAFMGVILYFALQNYGVFGPIWWGQDADDHCPLAKCPTAPGVIAHGCPLL